One genomic region from Natronomonas salsuginis encodes:
- a CDS encoding CatB-related O-acetyltransferase, with amino-acid sequence MKERAYKLYSKFFGHPKLFNVIINKFSDSSINISESATLGRGSELYGNIEIGKNVSIKKDVKIMGDVNIGDHTGLMGNNSIIGEVSIGKYCPIAARARMRTLDHPTYKPSMSMGFYNKIGSELPHISKGPIKIENDVWIGSDTKILSDVTIENGAVIAADSVVVDDVKPYSIVAGNPATHKGYRFDESTREALQEIAWWDWDEERQKKNIEFFESDLRETSDIYSLIE; translated from the coding sequence ATGAAGGAGAGAGCATATAAACTTTATTCTAAATTTTTTGGCCATCCAAAATTATTTAACGTAATTATAAATAAATTCTCAGACAGCTCGATTAACATAAGTGAGTCGGCCACTCTTGGGCGGGGGTCAGAGCTTTATGGCAATATCGAGATTGGGAAAAATGTCTCAATCAAAAAAGATGTTAAAATTATGGGGGATGTAAATATAGGAGATCATACTGGATTAATGGGAAATAATTCGATAATAGGTGAAGTAAGTATTGGCAAATACTGTCCTATTGCTGCACGTGCACGGATGAGAACCCTAGACCACCCAACGTACAAACCAAGTATGTCGATGGGATTTTATAATAAGATAGGCTCAGAGTTACCACATATTTCAAAAGGTCCAATTAAAATTGAGAATGATGTCTGGATCGGCTCAGATACAAAAATTTTGTCGGATGTTACCATCGAAAATGGAGCCGTAATTGCAGCGGATTCAGTTGTAGTAGACGATGTTAAGCCGTATTCCATCGTGGCTGGAAATCCTGCGACTCACAAAGGCTACAGGTTTGATGAGTCCACAAGGGAGGCCCTCCAAGAGATTGCTTGGTGGGATTGGGATGAGGAGAGACAAAAGAAAAATATCGAATTTTTTGAAAGTGATCTTCGTGAGACATCCGACATATATTCATTAATTGAATAG
- a CDS encoding AAA family ATPase has translation METVHAGIVSDGYGLSGDVPGTGKTRIALLCGRGRRLFKRIQFTPDLLPSNVPVEATREFEFQPGPIFANIVLADEINRAPPKTQSALLEATEEGQVTVDGDSYPLPDPFVVIDR, from the coding sequence CTGGAGACGGTACACGCCGGTATCGTCTCCGACGGCTACGGGCTGTCGGGAGACGTTCCGGGGACGGGAAAGACACGCATCGCGCTCCTTTGCGGACGTGGTCGGCGTCTGTTCAAACGCATTCAGTTCACGCCCGATCTGTTACCCTCGAACGTCCCCGTTGAGGCGACCCGAGAGTTCGAGTTCCAACCCGGACCGATCTTTGCGAACATCGTGTTGGCCGACGAGATCAATCGCGCTCCTCCGAAGACCCAATCGGCGCTGTTGGAGGCGACGGAGGAGGGCCAGGTCACGGTCGACGGCGACTCGTATCCGCTTCCGGACCCCTTCGTCGTCATCGATAGGTAG
- a CDS encoding nucleotide sugar dehydrogenase yields the protein MSSHTPRVGVVGLGYVGLPLALAMHHAGHDVIGVDVDRETVEHLNDGRTRVSDVSNSDVEDALAEGIEFTTDYAALGAVDGVSICVPTPLRKTDTPDLSFVLDAAEQLAPVVPEGATIVLESTVYPGATEEVVGEALAENGATIGEDIYLAFSPERIDPGNEEYGPTDIPKVLGGVTPACGDHAEALYEPVFDEVVRVNSATEAELVKLLENTFRAVNIGLINELAQVAHELDVNIWSAIDAAKTKPFGFMPFYPGPGLGGHCIPIDPFYLSWKANEQGIDTRFIHLADAVNREMPRHVVQRVVERLNDRGVALSTADVLVVGAAYKPDVSDTRESPAIDIIQQLEEWNAAVAYHDPHVPELDILGELYDSVPLTIERLETSDCVVIVTDHSDINVDRLVEHAPLVFDTRNATGDFVAENVVRL from the coding sequence ATGAGTTCCCACACGCCTCGCGTCGGCGTCGTCGGATTGGGATACGTCGGTCTCCCACTGGCGCTCGCGATGCACCACGCGGGCCACGACGTGATCGGGGTCGATGTCGACCGCGAGACCGTCGAACACCTCAACGACGGTCGGACACGCGTCAGTGACGTTTCTAACTCGGACGTCGAAGACGCCCTCGCTGAGGGTATCGAATTCACCACCGATTATGCGGCGTTGGGTGCCGTCGACGGTGTGTCGATCTGTGTTCCGACACCGCTTCGGAAAACTGATACGCCCGATCTCTCCTTCGTGCTCGACGCGGCCGAACAGCTCGCGCCGGTCGTCCCGGAAGGGGCGACCATCGTCCTCGAAAGCACCGTCTATCCCGGTGCGACTGAGGAGGTCGTTGGCGAGGCACTCGCGGAAAACGGAGCTACCATCGGCGAAGACATTTACCTCGCGTTCTCCCCCGAACGTATCGATCCCGGAAACGAGGAGTACGGCCCGACGGATATCCCGAAGGTGTTAGGCGGGGTCACTCCCGCGTGTGGTGATCACGCTGAGGCGCTTTACGAACCGGTCTTCGACGAGGTCGTCCGCGTCAACTCGGCGACCGAGGCCGAACTGGTCAAACTGCTGGAGAACACGTTCCGAGCGGTCAACATCGGTCTGATCAACGAACTCGCGCAAGTTGCGCACGAACTCGACGTCAATATCTGGAGTGCGATCGACGCCGCGAAAACGAAGCCGTTCGGTTTCATGCCGTTTTATCCCGGCCCGGGGCTTGGCGGTCACTGCATTCCGATCGACCCGTTCTATCTCTCCTGGAAGGCCAACGAGCAGGGGATCGATACACGCTTTATTCACCTCGCCGACGCCGTCAACCGCGAGATGCCGAGGCACGTTGTCCAGCGGGTCGTCGAACGATTGAACGACAGGGGAGTTGCGCTGTCGACCGCAGATGTACTCGTCGTCGGTGCGGCATACAAGCCCGACGTCTCCGACACGAGGGAGTCTCCGGCGATCGACATAATTCAACAACTCGAAGAGTGGAACGCGGCTGTAGCGTACCACGATCCACACGTTCCGGAGCTCGATATCCTCGGAGAGCTCTACGATTCTGTACCTTTGACGATTGAACGTCTCGAAACGAGCGATTGCGTCGTCATCGTCACTGACCATTCCGACATCAACGTCGACCGCCTCGTCGAACACGCGCCGTTGGTGTTCGACACGCGAAACGCAACCGGTGATTTCGTTGCGGAGAACGTCGTCCGTCTGTAA
- a CDS encoding BGTF surface domain-containing protein translates to MTRNNNDKLRAVVLAALMVLWVFAGSVALAGSAAAADATTNTAQIDGDEFYQGQEVNISTGLGSGTSIQVREVTGRDSGGNATTSATRVTNEVDANGNLTIDSANLPEGQFVLQRVDTNEFLDTANTWQTTSLRDMDPRAAEFSVVVQTLAVEFDDGDGGSEVRAGESIELDFSSPERASGYNVNVTADGDISTSELNSTFYDLVGEEVEDISEHPDDDTITLEGVNSSFTHDVTFDSDIDPDDYEIEFSVTDTTAEATADVTVLEKIEADASFDEPQFVENRGDVASINATVDGGVDQVDIVIGDFDDVGYEMNLTVEPNGDGEIALLFNTYEAGQGPDTTPDNAANNVIEARDDYGNVVDTHEKTSGDQSLGTVLEAGLYDISIRENTYDTGDGSVDANAEEYDVSTLDLTERSTDGITLWRAPNGASISDVDDVQAGIEAGNITQTNSVAIQDSDRGSTADIIVHQIEVSGVYGQGTSAAALLNNTGNLTLEYEETDASANRAPLMLNMSNSHATAEGDFGVIVDEENNMIFAAIPANLIEVSRGNGAAERLPTGNDFEVRYNVTANYLNNFDSDGDLGSPDDDEVVSDSFSTVDRELTFDTAEDGNVTVPPTADAEVTGTTTIAPGTEITVRTRATGDNAFLRTSDTEVDADGMFNAAGFDFSDIPAGTEFTASVRQQGFENNAETDGIVSEDAGAPEPTPEPTPEPTPEPTPEPTPEPTPEPTPEPTDEPEPEPTEAPEDQAGFGAVIALIALIGAALLAARRNAFN, encoded by the coding sequence ATGACACGAAACAATAACGACAAGCTGCGTGCGGTAGTCCTCGCGGCGCTGATGGTCCTGTGGGTCTTCGCAGGCTCCGTCGCGCTCGCGGGCAGTGCTGCAGCGGCTGATGCAACAACCAACACAGCTCAAATCGACGGTGATGAGTTCTATCAAGGCCAAGAAGTGAATATCTCTACGGGCCTTGGTTCAGGCACTAGCATCCAAGTCCGAGAGGTAACAGGACGTGACAGTGGCGGCAACGCGACCACGTCGGCAACTCGCGTCACCAACGAGGTTGACGCTAACGGCAACCTTACTATCGACTCTGCAAACTTGCCAGAAGGCCAGTTTGTGCTCCAAAGAGTTGATACTAACGAGTTCTTGGATACTGCTAACACTTGGCAGACCACAAGCCTCCGGGACATGGATCCCCGTGCCGCAGAATTCTCTGTTGTCGTTCAAACACTAGCTGTCGAGTTTGACGACGGCGACGGCGGAAGTGAAGTTCGCGCTGGGGAATCCATCGAACTTGACTTTAGCTCACCGGAGCGTGCTAGTGGATACAACGTTAATGTCACTGCTGATGGCGATATCAGCACGAGTGAACTGAACAGTACGTTCTACGACCTCGTCGGTGAGGAAGTCGAAGACATTAGTGAACACCCGGATGACGACACGATCACTCTCGAGGGTGTCAACAGCTCGTTCACACACGATGTCACATTCGACTCCGACATCGACCCCGATGACTACGAAATTGAGTTCTCGGTTACGGACACGACCGCTGAAGCCACCGCAGATGTGACGGTGCTTGAAAAGATCGAAGCAGACGCATCCTTCGACGAACCGCAGTTCGTAGAGAACCGCGGTGACGTCGCATCGATCAATGCGACCGTCGATGGTGGCGTTGATCAGGTTGACATCGTTATCGGTGACTTCGACGATGTCGGCTACGAGATGAACCTCACCGTCGAACCGAATGGCGACGGCGAGATCGCTCTGCTGTTCAATACATACGAAGCCGGTCAGGGCCCCGATACGACCCCCGATAACGCTGCAAACAACGTCATTGAGGCTCGTGACGACTACGGAAACGTCGTCGACACTCATGAGAAAACTAGTGGCGACCAATCTCTTGGTACTGTCCTTGAGGCAGGTCTCTACGATATTAGCATCCGTGAGAACACGTACGATACAGGCGATGGATCGGTTGATGCCAATGCCGAAGAGTACGATGTCTCTACGCTGGATCTGACCGAACGGTCCACCGATGGCATCACGCTCTGGCGTGCACCGAACGGAGCTAGTATTAGCGACGTTGATGATGTTCAGGCAGGTATCGAAGCAGGAAACATCACGCAGACTAATTCAGTCGCTATCCAAGACTCCGATCGCGGTAGCACCGCAGATATCATCGTTCACCAGATTGAAGTCTCTGGTGTCTACGGTCAAGGTACGAGCGCCGCCGCCCTGCTCAACAACACGGGCAATCTGACGCTCGAATATGAAGAGACCGATGCATCTGCAAACCGCGCGCCACTGATGCTCAATATGAGCAACTCTCACGCGACGGCTGAGGGTGACTTCGGTGTTATCGTCGACGAAGAGAACAACATGATTTTCGCGGCCATCCCGGCCAACCTAATCGAAGTCTCGCGTGGAAACGGTGCTGCGGAACGACTCCCGACTGGGAACGACTTCGAGGTCCGGTACAACGTCACCGCTAACTACCTGAACAACTTCGATAGTGATGGTGACCTCGGGAGTCCGGATGACGACGAAGTCGTCTCCGACAGCTTCTCGACGGTCGACCGCGAACTCACATTCGACACGGCAGAGGATGGCAACGTGACCGTTCCGCCGACCGCTGATGCGGAAGTCACGGGTACGACTACGATCGCTCCTGGTACGGAGATCACCGTCCGCACCCGTGCGACCGGTGACAACGCGTTCCTCCGCACCAGCGACACGGAAGTCGACGCTGACGGCATGTTCAATGCTGCTGGCTTCGACTTCAGCGACATCCCGGCTGGCACGGAGTTCACCGCGAGCGTCCGACAGCAAGGCTTCGAGAACAACGCCGAAACGGACGGCATAGTCAGCGAAGACGCTGGCGCGCCGGAACCGACGCCGGAACCGACGCCGGAACCGACGCCGGAACCGACGCCGGAACCGACGCCGGAACCGACGCCGGAACCGACGCCCGAGCCGACTGACGAACCCGAACCCGAACCGACCGAAGCGCCTGAGGATCAGGCCGGATTCGGAGCCGTCATCGCGCTCATCGCGCTCATCGGCGCTGCGCTGCTGGCAGCCCGACGGAACGCGTTCAACTAA
- a CDS encoding carboxylate--amine ligase: protein MNKAVQDYNIDVVLPVSSSDTMAIARYREEFGDRVQIPIADYEILVAAFDKELTFDHAREQDIPIPETYCPTDRAELEDLADDLSYPVVVKLRQTSASEGLRYAHSRDELLSVYELDGPDGVSTEYERPLVQEYIEGDIHDVCVLFQDGELKRALTQKRLRMYPASGGGGVVNVTTDRPELIELAEDLLSTLDYHGVAQVEFMIEEGTGDPYLIEVNPKLWGTSGLSIAAGVNFPKYLVEVSQGKTLERNLSDYEVGLTYVWLSPGLLGNVEQSDGVVEALIDIRRVHASNGQTDLDFSDPIPHLVRMPQIAWIVFRSLFSRLS from the coding sequence GTGAACAAAGCGGTTCAAGATTACAATATCGACGTTGTATTGCCCGTGTCGTCGTCTGATACGATGGCTATCGCGCGGTACAGAGAGGAGTTTGGTGACCGTGTGCAGATTCCGATCGCAGATTACGAGATTTTAGTCGCAGCCTTTGACAAAGAATTGACCTTTGACCATGCACGTGAGCAGGACATCCCAATTCCGGAGACGTACTGTCCGACCGATCGAGCGGAGCTTGAGGACCTTGCCGACGATCTCTCGTACCCCGTAGTCGTCAAACTTCGCCAGACGTCTGCATCGGAAGGGCTACGGTACGCACATTCACGGGACGAACTGCTTTCAGTTTATGAGCTTGATGGTCCCGATGGTGTGTCAACGGAATACGAGCGACCACTCGTTCAAGAGTATATCGAAGGTGACATCCACGATGTCTGTGTTCTCTTTCAGGACGGCGAACTGAAGCGAGCTCTGACCCAGAAGCGACTTCGTATGTATCCCGCATCGGGTGGAGGTGGCGTGGTGAATGTCACTACTGACCGTCCTGAACTAATTGAGCTAGCTGAGGATCTTCTCTCTACGCTTGACTATCACGGTGTAGCGCAGGTTGAGTTTATGATCGAGGAGGGAACTGGTGATCCGTATCTCATCGAAGTTAATCCGAAGCTCTGGGGAACGTCGGGACTGTCGATCGCAGCCGGCGTGAACTTCCCAAAATATCTGGTCGAGGTGTCGCAGGGTAAGACGCTTGAGCGGAATCTCTCGGATTACGAAGTTGGTCTAACGTATGTCTGGCTCAGTCCTGGATTATTGGGCAACGTAGAACAGTCGGACGGTGTAGTAGAGGCACTAATTGATATACGGCGAGTACACGCCTCGAACGGACAGACGGACCTCGACTTTTCCGACCCGATTCCTCATCTCGTTCGGATGCCACAGATCGCTTGGATCGTTTTTCGGTCGCTCTTTTCACGTCTATCGTAG
- a CDS encoding glycosyltransferase has product MSTGRESIRVLWLRPTVGTHISTRRERIKEGLTDRGVTVDIVDTSGTEAIGAIKQAFSEEYDLIAGTVRVGVYYGYLLARVKGVPFVAEVTEPIERVREDLPWPVFRFFKWYEWNVLERADARFFVEEDVLERVRRRGMDGHLARNSVWYEKFADPDPTVVTSARDHLEAIGVDFDSPVAIYLGGFTRQQHIPEILDAIPKCPEWDFLFLGEDGQHAGAVEEAAETHENAYFGGVVPHDEVPGYLSVGDVGFSLSLGERPLKLLEYGAAGLTVLGIPGRRQRIFSDDQVHFIEPTPDRIAETLEKIRLDPEAVPATGSALQTYAKHNSWDDIAQLYYDVFCESID; this is encoded by the coding sequence ATGAGTACAGGCCGTGAGTCGATTCGAGTCCTCTGGCTGCGTCCCACCGTCGGAACGCACATCAGCACCCGTCGAGAGCGTATCAAAGAGGGATTGACAGACCGCGGTGTGACCGTTGATATCGTCGATACGAGCGGTACGGAAGCCATCGGTGCGATCAAACAGGCGTTTTCCGAAGAGTACGATCTCATCGCGGGGACCGTCCGCGTGGGCGTATATTACGGGTACTTACTCGCCCGGGTGAAGGGGGTGCCGTTCGTGGCCGAAGTCACCGAACCGATCGAACGCGTCCGGGAGGATCTGCCGTGGCCGGTTTTCCGCTTTTTCAAGTGGTACGAATGGAACGTACTCGAACGCGCGGATGCGCGCTTCTTCGTCGAGGAGGACGTCCTCGAACGGGTTCGCCGCCGCGGGATGGACGGTCACCTCGCAAGGAACTCCGTGTGGTACGAAAAATTCGCCGATCCGGATCCGACTGTCGTCACGTCTGCTCGGGATCACCTTGAGGCGATAGGGGTAGATTTCGACTCGCCGGTGGCGATATACCTCGGTGGATTCACCCGACAACAACATATCCCGGAGATACTCGACGCGATACCGAAGTGTCCCGAATGGGACTTCCTGTTCCTCGGTGAAGATGGTCAACACGCCGGTGCCGTCGAGGAGGCCGCAGAAACGCACGAAAATGCGTATTTCGGTGGAGTCGTTCCACACGACGAGGTCCCCGGCTATCTGTCCGTTGGGGATGTCGGATTCTCGCTGTCTTTGGGCGAGCGTCCGCTTAAGTTGCTCGAGTACGGGGCCGCAGGACTAACCGTGCTCGGAATTCCCGGCCGTCGGCAACGCATTTTTTCGGATGATCAGGTCCACTTTATCGAGCCGACTCCGGATCGGATTGCCGAAACTCTCGAGAAGATCCGTCTTGATCCCGAGGCCGTTCCGGCTACCGGAAGTGCGCTGCAAACGTACGCGAAACATAATTCGTGGGACGATATCGCTCAATTGTATTACGATGTCTTTTGTGAATCAATCGACTGA
- a CDS encoding SDR family oxidoreductase: MSRRRYTQPIALLRSGMPTALVTGVAGFIGSNLADELLDRGYTVRGIDNLVTGRESNLEAIADELSFHQGDIRDAELMADLTSGVDYVFHQAAVPSVPRSVDDPVTSTDANCTGTATVLDAARRADVECVVVASSSSVYGSSQKLPKVETMPENPESPYALSKYFTEKLALQCSDLYDIDTVALRYFNIFGPRQDPAGDYAAVIPKFIDLMLRGERPVIYGDGEQSRDFTYIDNAVEANILAAERDVTGEAFNVGCDDRFTINELVHRLNELLGTNLDPIYDEPRPGDVRHSHADISKAAELLGYEPVVDFDEGLTHTLTYYE; the protein is encoded by the coding sequence TTGTCCAGAAGACGATACACTCAACCAATAGCCCTTCTGAGATCCGGTATGCCGACGGCGCTTGTAACAGGTGTTGCGGGATTTATCGGTTCAAATCTCGCGGACGAACTTCTGGACCGTGGTTATACCGTTCGAGGAATTGACAACCTCGTGACTGGACGGGAATCAAATCTCGAGGCGATCGCGGATGAACTCAGCTTTCACCAGGGTGACATTCGAGACGCCGAACTGATGGCTGATCTCACCTCCGGTGTAGATTACGTCTTCCATCAGGCAGCAGTACCATCCGTCCCTCGGAGCGTTGATGACCCTGTAACGTCGACCGATGCCAACTGTACTGGCACGGCAACTGTCCTCGATGCGGCCCGGCGTGCTGACGTTGAGTGTGTCGTTGTCGCCTCTTCGTCGTCAGTCTACGGTTCGAGCCAGAAGTTGCCGAAGGTCGAGACGATGCCCGAGAATCCCGAATCACCGTACGCGCTCTCGAAGTATTTCACCGAAAAACTCGCCCTGCAGTGCAGCGATCTCTACGATATCGACACGGTCGCCCTACGCTACTTCAACATCTTCGGTCCGAGACAGGATCCGGCGGGGGATTACGCCGCGGTGATCCCGAAATTCATCGATCTCATGCTTCGGGGCGAACGTCCGGTGATATACGGCGATGGCGAACAGTCGCGCGATTTCACCTATATCGACAACGCCGTCGAAGCGAATATTCTGGCGGCCGAGCGTGACGTGACCGGAGAAGCGTTCAACGTCGGCTGTGACGACCGCTTCACGATCAACGAACTCGTTCACCGACTTAACGAACTGTTGGGCACAAATCTGGACCCGATCTACGATGAGCCACGGCCCGGTGACGTACGACACTCACACGCTGACATCTCGAAGGCTGCGGAACTGTTGGGGTATGAGCCCGTGGTTGATTTTGATGAAGGATTGACCCACACACTAACATATTACGAGTGA
- a CDS encoding oligosaccharide flippase family protein translates to MNIGQTSIIVYLSLLFASALGFLSTLYFARKLGPEIIGIFSLLMAVITWLSLANVGLGEAMKKRISEGNDQGEFLSATILCIIPIAVIVAILAVAFQPTLQNYVDGFDKYVNISIVWFVMGVFLIRTFFQSVFRTLTSQRMVHIRGLLDPVSIGGKSLFQIILVAGGYGLLGMLVGWMLGGLLVGVIGLYWVRIRPARPSKRHFKSLFEYAKFSWLTGLKSRAFNQVDILLLGAFVSSSLVGVYAVAWSIAKFLELFGNSIGQTMFPEISHTSAQDSTEAAAGLLEDSLAFNGLIAIPGLIGGLVLAERLMRLYGPDFTRGGAVLALLILATLVYSYQNQLLNTLNAIDRPDIAFRINVVFIALNAVLNVVLISQYGIEGAAAATVISAAVGLGLSYYALDSLIDFETPVREPTRQIAAALLMGGVIWVALESIETTGLITHNAIIVVSLVTSGAGVYFLTLLGISPQFRATVNRNLPFEVPFLG, encoded by the coding sequence ATGAATATCGGACAGACCTCAATAATCGTATATTTATCTCTGCTGTTCGCCTCTGCGCTCGGGTTTTTATCCACACTATATTTTGCTCGAAAACTAGGGCCAGAAATAATTGGTATTTTCTCTTTGTTGATGGCTGTTATAACCTGGTTATCTCTAGCTAATGTGGGCCTTGGTGAGGCGATGAAAAAGAGAATTAGCGAGGGGAATGATCAAGGTGAATTTCTTTCTGCAACAATTTTATGCATCATTCCGATTGCAGTTATCGTCGCGATTCTTGCAGTAGCCTTCCAACCAACCTTACAAAATTATGTGGATGGATTTGACAAATATGTAAATATTTCAATCGTTTGGTTCGTTATGGGAGTCTTTTTGATTCGTACGTTTTTCCAATCAGTATTCAGGACTTTGACCTCTCAACGAATGGTCCACATTCGCGGGCTACTCGATCCGGTGAGTATTGGCGGCAAGAGCCTATTCCAGATCATTCTCGTCGCCGGTGGATACGGTCTCTTGGGAATGCTCGTCGGGTGGATGCTGGGCGGACTCCTCGTCGGCGTGATCGGGCTGTACTGGGTGCGAATCCGTCCCGCGCGACCCAGCAAACGCCACTTCAAAAGCCTGTTCGAGTATGCCAAATTCTCCTGGCTGACCGGCCTGAAATCGCGCGCGTTCAATCAGGTCGATATCCTCCTTCTCGGTGCCTTCGTCTCCTCGTCGCTCGTCGGCGTGTACGCCGTCGCGTGGTCGATCGCGAAGTTCCTCGAACTGTTCGGGAACTCGATCGGTCAAACGATGTTTCCGGAGATCAGTCACACGTCGGCGCAAGACTCCACCGAAGCTGCGGCCGGATTACTCGAGGATTCACTGGCGTTCAACGGACTCATCGCCATCCCCGGTCTGATCGGCGGTCTCGTTCTCGCCGAGCGTCTCATGCGCCTGTACGGGCCCGATTTCACGCGGGGCGGGGCTGTACTCGCACTCCTCATCCTCGCGACGCTCGTGTACTCCTATCAGAACCAGCTCCTCAACACGCTGAATGCGATCGACCGCCCGGATATCGCCTTCCGGATCAACGTCGTGTTTATCGCCCTCAACGCCGTGCTGAACGTCGTACTCATCTCGCAGTACGGCATCGAGGGTGCCGCGGCCGCGACCGTAATCTCGGCGGCTGTCGGCCTCGGTCTTTCCTACTATGCGTTGGACAGCCTGATCGATTTCGAAACGCCGGTCCGCGAACCCACTCGTCAGATCGCCGCCGCGCTCCTCATGGGCGGCGTCATCTGGGTCGCGCTCGAATCGATCGAAACCACCGGGCTGATAACGCACAACGCGATCATCGTCGTCAGTCTCGTCACGAGCGGCGCTGGGGTGTACTTTCTCACTTTGCTCGGTATCTCGCCACAGTTCAGAGCGACCGTCAATCGGAACCTCCCTTTTGAGGTCCCGTTCTTAGGGTAA
- a CDS encoding polysaccharide deacetylase family protein, whose protein sequence is MRDRAYSSEDILRGEREATMLDDIDLDSKVPDFGYSPFNRSETLYRPVLDPERESPTWPGDASFAVCLTHDVDTVTEHSIRQTYRRLVNTARCREQLSLDAYVQKVSESFLRLGYDTIKSLQLGSDPLHQYERWLNIESSVKGTSTFFFIADERTARHHTDTHYSFSDTVVFDQETMTVGEMIREIDDRGWEIGLHPTWPSYDDPKELERQKSRLESVLDHEVKSVRQHFLHYDIGQTPRAHADAGFQYDSTLGFNDNVGFRFGTSYPWQLYDLEAEESLPLIEIPLVIQDNALLNQSKGLRLDVETAFEYVKQIAAEVKSVGGVLTLLWHPSSISNREWRSLYTRVLEYLKEEGAWFGSVREIGEHWKQQSDVFSAGAKPDRR, encoded by the coding sequence ATGAGAGATCGGGCGTACTCTTCCGAAGACATTCTCCGAGGCGAAAGGGAGGCCACGATGCTGGACGATATCGATTTAGACAGCAAAGTTCCAGATTTCGGTTATTCGCCATTCAATCGTTCGGAAACACTATATAGACCAGTTCTTGATCCCGAACGGGAAAGCCCAACTTGGCCGGGAGACGCTTCGTTCGCAGTCTGTCTCACTCATGACGTGGATACTGTTACCGAGCACTCGATCCGGCAGACGTACCGCCGGCTAGTAAACACCGCACGCTGTCGAGAGCAACTTTCTCTTGACGCGTATGTTCAAAAAGTATCTGAAAGTTTTCTCCGGCTCGGCTACGACACGATCAAGTCACTCCAACTGGGATCGGACCCTCTCCATCAGTACGAACGATGGCTAAACATCGAATCATCAGTTAAGGGAACGTCGACGTTCTTTTTTATCGCCGACGAGCGGACAGCACGCCACCATACAGACACACACTACAGCTTTTCCGATACAGTCGTCTTCGACCAAGAGACGATGACGGTAGGGGAAATGATAAGAGAGATTGATGACCGTGGCTGGGAGATTGGGCTCCATCCCACGTGGCCATCATACGACGATCCGAAAGAACTCGAACGGCAAAAGTCTCGTCTCGAGTCGGTTCTCGATCACGAAGTCAAGAGCGTACGTCAGCACTTCCTTCATTACGATATCGGGCAGACACCACGAGCACACGCCGATGCGGGATTCCAATATGATTCTACGCTCGGTTTCAATGACAACGTCGGGTTCCGATTCGGAACGTCGTATCCGTGGCAACTGTACGACCTCGAAGCCGAAGAATCACTGCCACTCATCGAGATACCGCTCGTCATTCAGGATAACGCATTGTTGAATCAATCGAAGGGACTTCGTCTAGATGTTGAGACCGCATTCGAGTATGTCAAGCAGATAGCGGCTGAGGTCAAATCGGTTGGCGGTGTTCTCACCCTCCTATGGCACCCTTCCTCGATCTCGAATCGAGAGTGGCGATCACTTTACACTCGTGTTCTTGAATATTTAAAAGAAGAAGGAGCGTGGTTTGGTTCTGTTCGGGAAATCGGAGAACACTGGAAACAGCAATCAGACGTATTTTCGGCCGGAGCGAAGCCTGATCGACGATGA